The proteins below come from a single Garra rufa chromosome 3, GarRuf1.0, whole genome shotgun sequence genomic window:
- the ccnb3 gene encoding G2/mitotic-specific cyclin-B3, translated as MIKMPFSRGKKPTTSKIPKLHPKGLENQDGLQTKRSSNSPQGAPKKRTAFVDITNAHKIELSNPIKKKDPVKKLQKKVSIFSKNDVNLKSVVSSEEKLEELKNVESKIEKLEEPSSKAPIPPHLLPPEIPSEFDIDSEHLDDCTHTAEYAKEIFDYLKSREEKFVLHDYMADQPSLNSNMRAILVDWLVEVQENFELNHETLYLAVKMTDHYLAAGQAKRESLQLIGSTAMLIASKFEERAPPCVDDFLYICDDAYKRSQLITMEISILQALNFDINIPVPYRFLRRYAKCVNAGMDTLTLARFICELSLLEMEFVPVRASLLASACLLIALVTKDLGGWTQCLQFHSGYSVEDLAPVVRKLHDMLISPQDSKLAVVRSKYAHKVFFEVALIPTVSLETLEGFLK; from the exons ATGATCAAGATGCCGTTTTCAAGAGGAAAAAAACCCACCACTAGTAAAATCCCCAAACTTCACCCCAAAGGACTGGAGAACCAG GATGGGCTCCAGACCAAGCGTTCATCTAATTCTCCCCAAGGGGCCCCTAAGAAAAGAACCGCTTTTGTTGATATCACCAAT GCACACAAGATTGAGCTAAGCAACCCCATCAAGAAGAAAGATCCTGTCAAGAAGCTGCAGAAGAAGGTCTcgatattttctaagaatgatgtTAACCTAAA ATCTGTGGTCAGTTCAGAGGAAAAGTTAGAGGAGCTGAAGAATGTGGAGTCAAAAATAGAGAAATTGGAAGAACCCTCTTCCAAAGCTCCAATTCCTCCACACCTACTACCTCCAGAG ATTCCTTCAGAGTTTGACATTGATTCAGAGCACCTCGATGACTGTACGCATACAGCAGAGTACGCCAAAGAGATTTTTGACTACCTTAAGAGCAGAGAG GAAAAGTTTGTCTTGCATGACTACATGGCTGATCAGCCAAGTCTGAACAGCAATATGAGAGCGATTCTGGTGGACTGGCTGGTTGAAGTCCAG GAGAATTTCGAGCTGAATCATGAGACTCTGTACCTGGCTGTGAAAATGACGGATCATTATCTGGCTGCGGGCCAGGCCAAACGGGAGTCTTTGCAGCTCATTGGTTCCACTGCCATGCTTATTGCTTCTAAATTTGAG GAGCGAGCCCCACCTTGCGTAGATGATTTCCTATACATTTGTGATGATGCCTACAAGCGTTCTCAGCTCATCACCATGGAAATCAGCATCCTGCAGGCGCTGAACTTTGACATCAATATTCCGGTTCCATACCGCTTCCTCCGCCGCTACGCCAAG TGTGTGAATGCAGGTATGGACACACTGACTCTGGCACGCTTTATCTGTGAGCTGAGTTTGCTGGAGATGGAGTTTGTGCCTGTGAGAGCGTCTTTGCTCGCCTCTGCCTGTCTGCTCATCGCTCTGGTTACTAAGGATCTGGGAGGATGG ACACAGTGTTTGCAGTTTCACTCTGGGTACAGTGTGGAGGATCTGGCACCCGTGGTCAGAAAACTTCATGATATGCTCATCAGCCCGCAGGACAGTAAACTCGCTGTTGTCAGGAGCAAGTATGCACACAA GGTTTTCTTTGAAGTCGCATTGATTCCCACAGTGAGTCTAGAAACGTTGGAGGGGTTTTTGAAATGA